The following proteins are encoded in a genomic region of Lachnospiraceae bacterium KM106-2:
- a CDS encoding glycerol-3-phosphate cytidylyltransferase produces MQQIEQKRILRELPKGLIGWYDFQKGSRALFVKDSDPESDSLIEVLVDSGMLVDQIDASELLTKQEDDKKGYYDYIVMSGVLERCNHPALLLENVRKCLTQQGRVLIGANNRLGIRYFCGDRDTFTERNFDSIENYTRAFEVDGHAYAKAELQQMLEQAGLCCHQFYSLFPSFTRPQIMFAEDYLPQEELEVRILPEYHNPDTVFLEEERLYSTLIQNGLFHAMANGFLIECSIDGVLDNAKQITISMDRGKYDALCTIIREDEKVEKRAVYQEGVSKLKALVDHTRELKKHGIPMVDVTLQDNVLAMPYVKGEAVTNYFRRLLLTDKEKFLMELDRFWQLILCSSEHVAYEEINWEQFDPDWEKRKADDPNKDLWRKVAFGSKEDQEELGIILKKGYIDLVSLNCFYVEGAFIFYDQEFCVEQLPAAVILLRTIDFIYRKNAQLEMIIPRQQLLKRYHIAKYEPLFHRFTRKFLRELRSEDALEEYHRSRRPNDGTLHSNRQKINYSENEYQRIFRDIFKGADGRKLFLFGSGNFTKKFLSQFQNDYSVTAILDNNQARWGASMEGIQIMSPSHLQELEPGTYKVIICIKNFVPVMKQLKDMGINDFSVYDSNLEYARKRNVVVTKEIEQEQPKKYHVGYIAGVFDLFHMGHLNMFRRAKEMCDHLIVGVVNDESVILKKKTTPYIPFEERIEIVRSCRYVDEAVEIPTEYGDTDEAYRRYQFDVQFSGSDYEDDPRWLAKKKFLEQRGSTMVFFPYTQSTSSTKIKAMISKKLL; encoded by the coding sequence ATGCAACAGATAGAACAAAAGAGGATTCTTAGGGAATTGCCGAAAGGATTAATCGGCTGGTATGATTTTCAGAAAGGCAGCAGAGCGTTGTTCGTTAAAGATAGTGATCCGGAATCGGATTCGCTTATTGAGGTTTTAGTAGACAGTGGGATGTTAGTAGATCAAATCGATGCTAGTGAGCTTCTTACGAAGCAGGAAGATGACAAAAAAGGCTATTATGATTATATTGTAATGTCAGGAGTTCTGGAACGTTGTAATCACCCGGCGCTATTACTTGAAAATGTACGTAAGTGTTTAACACAACAAGGTAGAGTTCTCATTGGTGCCAATAATCGCTTGGGAATTCGCTATTTTTGTGGGGATCGAGATACTTTTACAGAACGTAATTTTGATAGTATTGAAAATTATACTCGAGCTTTCGAGGTAGATGGCCATGCTTATGCAAAAGCGGAATTACAACAAATGTTGGAACAAGCAGGTTTATGCTGTCATCAATTTTACTCATTATTTCCAAGCTTTACGAGACCACAGATCATGTTTGCAGAGGACTACTTACCGCAGGAAGAATTAGAAGTAAGAATCTTACCGGAATACCATAATCCGGATACGGTGTTTTTAGAAGAGGAAAGACTTTATTCTACTTTAATACAAAATGGATTATTTCATGCTATGGCAAATGGGTTCTTAATCGAATGTTCGATAGATGGTGTGCTTGATAATGCCAAACAAATCACGATTTCAATGGATCGTGGCAAATATGATGCACTTTGTACTATAATAAGAGAAGACGAGAAGGTAGAGAAACGAGCAGTCTACCAAGAAGGAGTTAGTAAACTTAAAGCACTTGTAGATCACACGAGAGAGCTAAAGAAGCATGGAATTCCCATGGTAGATGTGACATTGCAGGATAATGTGCTAGCGATGCCATATGTAAAAGGTGAAGCGGTCACGAACTATTTTCGAAGACTCTTACTTACCGATAAAGAGAAGTTCTTGATGGAATTGGATCGTTTCTGGCAGCTGATTCTTTGTTCTTCTGAACATGTTGCATATGAAGAAATTAATTGGGAACAGTTTGACCCCGATTGGGAGAAACGAAAAGCGGATGATCCGAATAAAGACTTATGGAGAAAAGTTGCGTTTGGTTCCAAGGAAGATCAAGAAGAGTTAGGTATTATACTTAAAAAAGGATATATTGATCTGGTATCCTTAAATTGTTTTTACGTAGAGGGAGCGTTTATCTTTTATGATCAAGAATTCTGTGTAGAGCAGTTACCCGCGGCAGTTATCTTACTTCGGACCATTGATTTTATCTATAGAAAAAATGCGCAGTTGGAGATGATTATACCTAGACAACAGTTGTTGAAACGATATCATATTGCTAAGTATGAACCGTTATTTCATCGTTTTACACGAAAGTTTTTGCGTGAACTTCGAAGTGAAGATGCATTAGAGGAATATCATCGATCAAGACGTCCCAATGACGGTACCTTACATTCCAACCGACAGAAGATCAATTATTCCGAAAATGAATACCAAAGGATATTTCGAGATATTTTTAAAGGAGCAGATGGAAGAAAGTTATTTTTATTTGGTTCAGGGAACTTTACAAAGAAGTTTCTCTCCCAGTTTCAAAATGATTATTCGGTAACCGCTATCTTAGATAATAATCAGGCGAGATGGGGAGCATCCATGGAAGGAATCCAAATCATGTCACCAAGTCATTTACAGGAGCTGGAGCCTGGTACGTACAAGGTGATCATTTGTATTAAAAACTTCGTACCTGTAATGAAACAGCTTAAGGATATGGGAATTAATGACTTCAGTGTTTACGATAGTAATTTGGAGTATGCTAGAAAAAGAAATGTAGTTGTAACAAAGGAAATTGAACAGGAACAACCGAAGAAATATCATGTGGGATATATTGCAGGTGTATTTGATCTATTTCATATGGGACATCTTAATATGTTTCGACGTGCAAAAGAAATGTGTGATCATTTGATCGTCGGCGTTGTTAATGATGAGAGTGTAATTTTGAAAAAGAAGACAACCCCTTATATTCCATTTGAGGAACGAATAGAGATCGTTCGCTCCTGCAGATACGTGGATGAAGCGGTAGAGATACCGACTGAGTATGGGGATACAGATGAAGCATATCGCAGATACCAATTTGATGTGCAGTTCTCTGGAAGTGATTATGAAGATGATCCGAGATGGCTTGCTAAGAAGAAATTTCTCGAACAGAGAGGTTCTACCATGGTGTTTTTCCCATATACACAGTCAACCAGTTCGACTAAGATAAAAGCAATGATTTCGAAAAAACTATTATAG
- a CDS encoding 4-hydroxy-tetrahydrodipicolinate synthase, producing the protein MAIFEGAGVAIITPMKENQEVDYEQLEKLIDYQVENSTDAIIICGTTGESSTLSREEHLECIRVAVNRTNKRIPVIAGTGSNCTDEAVFYTKEAQKAGADGILSVTPYYNKATQKGLIEHFTTIAKTVDLPIVLYNVPSRTGCNILPQTAVTMAKNVENIVAIKEASGNISQVATLMQLAEGCIDLYSGNDDQIVPILSMGGKGVISVLSNVVPKVTHDIVAKFMAGDVAGSRALQLKYLPLIHALFSEVNPIPVKKAVDLMGMHGGPLRLPLTELEDADTEVLRNEMKKIGIIA; encoded by the coding sequence ATGGCAATTTTTGAAGGAGCAGGTGTTGCAATCATCACACCTATGAAAGAAAATCAAGAGGTTGATTATGAACAATTAGAAAAGTTAATTGACTATCAGGTAGAGAATAGTACGGATGCAATTATTATTTGTGGCACGACAGGTGAATCAAGCACCTTATCAAGAGAGGAACATCTAGAGTGCATCCGTGTAGCAGTAAATCGAACCAATAAACGTATTCCAGTAATAGCAGGTACTGGTTCAAACTGTACTGATGAAGCTGTATTCTATACAAAAGAGGCACAGAAGGCTGGTGCAGATGGAATCTTAAGTGTAACTCCTTATTACAACAAGGCAACGCAGAAAGGTTTGATCGAGCACTTTACTACAATTGCTAAGACAGTCGATCTTCCGATCGTACTTTATAATGTTCCAAGCAGAACAGGCTGTAATATCTTACCTCAGACAGCAGTTACAATGGCAAAGAATGTAGAGAATATTGTTGCAATTAAGGAAGCAAGCGGTAATATATCACAGGTTGCAACATTAATGCAGTTAGCAGAGGGATGTATCGATCTTTATTCGGGAAATGATGATCAGATCGTTCCAATCTTATCTATGGGTGGAAAAGGCGTTATCTCAGTGTTAAGTAATGTAGTACCAAAGGTGACACATGATATCGTAGCGAAATTTATGGCAGGAGATGTGGCAGGAAGCAGAGCTTTACAGCTAAAATATCTTCCTTTAATTCATGCATTATTCTCAGAAGTAAATCCAATCCCAGTGAAGAAGGCTGTTGATCTAATGGGAATGCATGGAGGACCATTACGTTTGCCATTGACCGAATTAGAGGATGCGGATACGGAAGTATTGAGGAATGAAATGAAAAAAATAGGAATTATTGCATAA
- a CDS encoding ABC-type transport system yields MLAIYKREVKSYFTSMIGFIYMAIFMAIVGIYFVVYNMVYTVADFSYVLENLQFLFIIIIPILTMRLLSEERNKKTDQLLFTSPVSITQVVLGKYLAALTLYACTVILMLFYPLILTSFGTMKLAVAYSAIFGFAMQGAAFIAIGLFISAITENQVIALIVTAVTILVTNLMPSLASMIPSDHLTALLVLTLIVLIVALLLYLAMHNLTVSIAFTLVTEGCLLAVYFVKSSLYDGIVSKICNSLAMGSRFDNFSIGILDLNSIVYYLSVVVLFVVFTVQSINKRRWN; encoded by the coding sequence ATGCTAGCGATTTATAAAAGAGAAGTGAAATCGTATTTTACCTCAATGATCGGATTTATCTATATGGCTATTTTTATGGCTATCGTAGGTATTTACTTTGTCGTTTATAACATGGTTTACACTGTTGCGGATTTTTCATATGTACTAGAGAATCTTCAATTCCTATTTATTATCATTATTCCAATTCTGACGATGCGATTATTATCAGAAGAGAGAAATAAGAAGACAGATCAATTACTCTTTACCTCTCCGGTATCCATTACCCAGGTGGTACTTGGAAAGTATCTGGCAGCGTTAACACTGTATGCTTGTACCGTGATTCTCATGTTGTTTTATCCTTTGATCCTGACTTCATTTGGGACAATGAAGTTGGCAGTAGCTTATAGTGCTATCTTCGGTTTTGCGATGCAGGGAGCAGCATTTATTGCAATTGGATTATTTATCTCAGCAATTACAGAAAATCAGGTAATCGCATTGATCGTTACAGCAGTTACAATTTTAGTGACCAATCTAATGCCTTCTCTTGCTAGTATGATTCCATCGGATCATCTGACAGCATTACTGGTACTGACATTAATCGTTCTCATTGTTGCATTATTGCTTTATCTTGCAATGCATAATCTAACGGTTTCAATCGCATTTACTTTAGTTACAGAAGGATGTTTACTTGCGGTATACTTTGTGAAATCAAGTTTATATGATGGAATTGTTTCAAAAATATGCAATTCACTTGCTATGGGCAGTCGTTTTGATAACTTTTCAATTGGTATTTTAGATCTAAACTCCATCGTTTATTATCTGAGCGTAGTTGTTTTATTTGTTGTATTTACCGTTCAGAGTATTAATAAGAGAAGATGGAACTAG
- a CDS encoding ABC-type multidrug transport system, ATPase component, with amino-acid sequence MIEVKNLVKRYGDHLAVDGLSFTVEKGQILGFLGPNGAGKSTTMNMITGYISCTEGTATINGHDIFQEPEETKKYIGYLPEQPPLYFDMTVMEYLRFVAELKKVKKSEREKMIYDIMESTKLTDVGKRLIRHLSKGYKQRVGIAGALMGYPEVIILDEPTVGLDPKQIIEIRDLIKKLSQSHTVILSSHILAEISAICDHILIINKGKLIVNDTKENMHLYMKNANEIKLDIKGEEEAIRHALEPIKEIQKCTVEKEEEYSKVILRCSEKEDIRERVFYALADAKCPIIGMETMHNSLEDIFLELTEQSKEEVVEDASDL; translated from the coding sequence TTGATTGAAGTGAAAAATCTTGTGAAACGTTATGGCGATCACCTTGCAGTGGACGGTTTGAGTTTTACAGTAGAAAAGGGACAGATTTTAGGATTTTTAGGCCCTAATGGAGCAGGAAAGTCAACTACAATGAATATGATCACAGGTTATATTTCTTGTACGGAAGGTACCGCTACGATTAATGGACATGACATCTTTCAGGAGCCGGAAGAGACAAAAAAATATATTGGATATCTACCAGAACAGCCACCGCTATACTTTGATATGACGGTTATGGAATATTTGAGATTTGTTGCTGAATTAAAGAAAGTTAAAAAATCTGAACGAGAAAAAATGATTTACGATATTATGGAATCGACAAAGCTGACCGATGTTGGAAAGCGTCTGATTCGTCATTTATCCAAAGGATATAAGCAAAGAGTGGGAATCGCAGGTGCACTTATGGGCTATCCTGAAGTGATCATATTAGATGAGCCTACCGTTGGTCTTGATCCAAAACAAATTATCGAAATAAGAGATTTGATCAAGAAGCTGAGTCAGTCTCACACGGTTATTTTAAGTTCTCATATTCTTGCTGAGATCAGTGCAATTTGTGATCATATTTTAATTATTAATAAAGGTAAGTTGATCGTAAATGATACGAAAGAAAATATGCATTTATACATGAAGAACGCCAATGAGATAAAATTGGATATCAAGGGGGAAGAAGAAGCAATTCGTCATGCCCTAGAACCAATTAAAGAGATTCAGAAGTGTACGGTAGAAAAAGAAGAGGAATATTCCAAGGTCATTCTTCGATGCAGTGAAAAAGAAGATATTCGTGAAAGAGTATTCTATGCACTAGCGGATGCAAAGTGTCCGATCATTGGAATGGAGACAATGCATAATTCTCTTGAAGATATCTTCTTAGAATTAACAGAGCAGAGCAAAGAGGAGGTAGTTGAAGATGCTAGCGATTTATAA
- a CDS encoding 4-hydroxy-tetrahydrodipicolinate reductase: MINIIMHGCNGHMGQVITNLVKDDPDCQIVAGIDLNNQRENGYPVFESLEDCHINADVIIDFANARAIDSLLANAAVKGLPIVLCTTGLSEEQLDLVKKTSKLIPILKSANMSLGINTIFKLLQQAVQVLGNANFDVEIVEKHHNQKVDAPSGTAIALADVMNHTMNGKYEYVYDRSHVRKKRGKKELGISSVRGGSIVGEHEVIFAGTDEVIEIKHTAYSKAVFAKGAIQAAKYLAGKEPGMYDMSNVIG; encoded by the coding sequence ATGATTAATATAATTATGCATGGCTGTAATGGACATATGGGTCAGGTCATCACAAACCTTGTAAAAGATGATCCGGACTGTCAGATTGTAGCCGGGATCGATTTAAACAATCAGAGAGAAAATGGTTATCCGGTATTTGAATCACTGGAAGATTGTCATATCAATGCAGATGTGATCATCGATTTTGCCAATGCGAGAGCAATTGATAGCTTACTTGCAAATGCAGCGGTTAAGGGGCTTCCTATTGTACTCTGTACGACAGGATTAAGTGAGGAACAGTTGGACTTAGTTAAAAAAACGAGCAAGTTGATCCCAATTTTAAAATCAGCCAATATGTCTCTTGGAATTAATACGATTTTTAAACTATTACAACAGGCAGTGCAGGTACTTGGAAATGCTAATTTCGATGTTGAGATCGTTGAAAAACATCATAATCAGAAAGTAGATGCACCAAGTGGTACTGCAATTGCATTGGCGGATGTGATGAATCATACGATGAATGGTAAATATGAATATGTATATGATCGTTCTCACGTGAGAAAAAAGAGAGGCAAAAAGGAACTAGGAATTTCATCGGTTCGTGGTGGAAGTATTGTTGGTGAGCATGAAGTTATCTTTGCAGGAACGGATGAAGTGATCGAGATTAAGCATACCGCTTATTCTAAAGCAGTATTTGCAAAAGGTGCAATTCAGGCAGCGAAGTATTTAGCAGGAAAAGAACCTGGAATGTATGATATGAGTAATGTAATTGGATAA
- a CDS encoding putative capsular polysaccharide biosynthesis protein,glycosyl transferase family 2, YveT has protein sequence MRKQDIMPKVTVIMPSLNVARYIEGCMRSVLEQSLNEIEVLAIDAGSDDGTLEMIQEFARKDDRVKVILSDKRSYGYQVNLGMEHATGEYIGIVETDDKIALDMYERLYQIADKTKADYVKGRAEYYVDLSNGESWSTPIALPLQEEHLLGQVIDPSKKADLLLNDIFLWSGIYRKEFIRKIRLNETPGAAFQDQGFLLQTMSQATSAVYIDHIVYRYRQDNINSSIFNPKGFHYLVEEYALNQKYLQAKEENWTRAFYQRMLNQAIGRFQIMALSSYFWENARGDMDQLRCQLQEAADKQILTQDNLGEERWELLQVWFEDPKEVYHKYREMVKDHVSNIQTIVRRTEGQPIVIFGSGILGKFVNILLQHKSSGTVKAFADNNEVLWNCKVQGVKILSPKEAVKQYPDAVYIISNAKYGDEIQEQLREMGIDEKQTAMYMGGIHLSLLQVPIEKRTNKDK, from the coding sequence ATGAGAAAACAAGATATTATGCCTAAAGTGACGGTCATCATGCCTTCTCTCAATGTTGCAAGATACATCGAAGGTTGCATGAGAAGTGTTTTAGAGCAGAGCTTGAATGAAATAGAAGTATTAGCAATTGATGCAGGTTCCGATGACGGAACACTTGAAATGATACAGGAGTTTGCTAGAAAAGATGATAGAGTAAAGGTCATCCTTTCTGATAAGAGAAGTTATGGGTATCAGGTGAATCTCGGAATGGAACATGCGACCGGAGAGTATATCGGAATTGTTGAGACGGATGATAAAATCGCGTTAGATATGTACGAGAGACTCTATCAGATTGCAGATAAAACGAAAGCAGACTATGTGAAAGGAAGAGCAGAATACTACGTGGATCTGTCGAATGGGGAATCGTGGAGCACTCCGATTGCGCTTCCATTACAAGAAGAACATCTACTTGGACAAGTGATTGATCCGAGTAAGAAAGCTGACTTGTTACTGAATGATATCTTCTTATGGAGTGGCATTTATCGAAAAGAATTCATAAGAAAGATACGATTAAATGAGACACCTGGTGCTGCATTTCAGGACCAAGGATTTCTATTGCAGACAATGAGTCAAGCGACATCAGCGGTCTATATCGATCATATCGTATATCGTTATCGACAGGATAATATTAATTCTTCTATCTTTAATCCCAAGGGCTTTCATTACTTGGTAGAGGAGTATGCACTAAATCAAAAATATCTACAGGCTAAAGAAGAGAATTGGACGCGGGCCTTTTATCAAAGAATGTTAAACCAAGCAATTGGGCGATTTCAGATCATGGCGCTTTCTTCTTATTTCTGGGAGAACGCAAGAGGAGATATGGATCAGTTACGGTGTCAGTTACAAGAGGCAGCAGACAAACAGATCCTGACTCAGGATAACCTTGGAGAGGAACGCTGGGAGTTGCTACAAGTATGGTTTGAAGATCCTAAAGAAGTCTATCATAAGTATCGAGAGATGGTAAAAGATCATGTTAGTAATATTCAAACTATTGTAAGAAGGACAGAGGGTCAGCCGATCGTTATCTTTGGGAGCGGAATTCTTGGTAAGTTTGTAAATATATTATTGCAGCATAAAAGCAGTGGAACGGTAAAAGCATTTGCTGATAATAATGAGGTGCTATGGAATTGCAAGGTACAGGGAGTGAAGATTTTATCGCCAAAAGAGGCAGTAAAGCAATATCCAGATGCCGTTTATATCATTTCAAATGCAAAGTATGGAGATGAGATCCAGGAGCAATTAAGGGAAATGGGAATTGATGAGAAGCAAACTGCTATGTATATGGGAGGGATCCATCTTAGCTTACTGCAAGTTCCGATCGAGAAGCGTACGAATAAGGACAAATAG
- a CDS encoding methyltransferase FkbM: MIKESCVYNEFLARFEKSKEKKAIFGAGILGEWFYEIFKDVDSFKIECFIDNKKSGNCKGIPIVPLEAYKEQLKTSTIIICSWLYHEEQYEQLLGLGVLKENMIDVVEVVHQIWNERQYFDLPEFNALRTEQEVFIDGGCFNGQNSIRFQEWCNGTYQKIYAFEPDDKNYENCKITFEESLERGTYELFNCGLGEEKKVLKFKSDNNAGSKFTDSGENSIEVVCLDGLVKEKVSFIKFDIEGAECDAIQGAKALIQEYKPKLAICVYHKPEDIWEIPQLLLKYNPDYKFYFRHYSINEWETVLYAI, translated from the coding sequence ATGATCAAAGAATCATGTGTTTATAATGAATTCCTTGCCAGATTTGAGAAAAGCAAAGAGAAAAAAGCAATTTTCGGTGCTGGAATATTAGGTGAGTGGTTTTATGAGATCTTTAAAGACGTAGATTCTTTTAAAATAGAGTGCTTTATCGATAATAAGAAATCGGGTAACTGCAAAGGAATTCCTATTGTTCCATTGGAAGCATATAAGGAGCAATTAAAAACGAGTACGATCATTATCTGTTCGTGGTTATATCATGAAGAGCAATATGAACAATTACTAGGGTTAGGTGTACTAAAAGAAAATATGATCGATGTCGTTGAGGTGGTTCATCAGATATGGAATGAAAGACAATACTTTGATCTGCCAGAATTCAATGCCTTACGTACAGAACAAGAAGTATTTATCGATGGTGGATGTTTTAATGGACAAAATTCTATTCGCTTTCAGGAATGGTGCAATGGAACTTACCAAAAGATTTATGCCTTCGAACCGGATGATAAGAATTATGAGAATTGTAAAATTACATTCGAAGAATCTCTGGAGAGAGGGACCTATGAGTTATTCAATTGTGGATTAGGGGAAGAAAAAAAGGTCCTGAAGTTTAAGAGTGACAATAATGCAGGATCTAAGTTTACGGACAGTGGAGAGAATTCTATCGAAGTCGTTTGCCTTGATGGGCTTGTAAAGGAGAAAGTTTCCTTTATCAAATTCGATATTGAAGGTGCTGAGTGCGATGCAATCCAAGGAGCGAAAGCATTGATTCAAGAGTATAAACCCAAACTTGCAATTTGTGTCTATCATAAGCCAGAAGATATATGGGAGATTCCGCAGTTATTGTTGAAATATAATCCTGATTATAAATTCTATTTCCGACATTATTCAATTAATGAGTGGGAAACCGTATTATATGCAATTTAG
- a CDS encoding CDP-ribitol:poly(ribitol phosphate) ribitol phosphotransferase, whose protein sequence is MDLITKAMEEELHLCKDKNLEQQSWKQFTRESKDKQIFIFGMGGGMDYFLRCCCDHMRIAGVIDNDKKRQNQKLGWCCAEAWQTEYEDIEIQSPDVLKNYQPENVVILITSIKYYSSMLEQLRQMKITNGYVLLMMEANARKALGTDAVERKSLSELREEYQQWCCQQSIVENKIVMSYGEYGGHAKYITRQLLKQNKELDIVWLVREEQVEAPDNVRLVPQDNWKRYLYEMETAKIWLYDITVPDHIVKRYGQIYIQAKHWSSITLKKFYLDDMSSCISPEIENWIKRNGEMMDYLLTGSELDEKSCRSGFAFQGEAIRVGSARSDILFENQIKEKVYDRLGLNKDAKVLLYAPTYRQREFENGKSMSISLNLTSLLHTMSQKFGGEWYLLVRLHPWLGFEGCGLTESKRIINVGGYPDSEELVAASDAMVTDYSSIMFEEAFVKRPVFLYAPDRKEYIDGERGLLIDYDTLPFPIAESNEELSQRIQNFEIHKYEEEVTKFLESYGVHEDGHASERAAGFILGLLR, encoded by the coding sequence ATGGATCTAATAACAAAAGCGATGGAAGAAGAATTGCATTTATGCAAGGATAAGAATTTAGAGCAGCAGAGCTGGAAACAGTTTACTAGAGAAAGTAAGGATAAGCAGATTTTTATTTTTGGTATGGGTGGAGGAATGGATTATTTCCTTCGCTGTTGTTGTGATCATATGAGAATAGCCGGAGTCATTGATAATGATAAAAAGAGACAGAATCAGAAACTAGGCTGGTGTTGTGCGGAAGCATGGCAGACCGAGTATGAGGATATTGAAATCCAAAGTCCGGATGTATTAAAGAATTATCAGCCGGAAAACGTAGTGATCTTAATTACTAGCATCAAGTATTATTCCAGTATGCTAGAGCAGTTAAGACAGATGAAAATCACCAATGGTTATGTATTATTGATGATGGAAGCAAATGCAAGGAAAGCACTAGGAACAGATGCCGTAGAGAGAAAGAGCCTTTCTGAACTTAGAGAAGAGTATCAGCAGTGGTGCTGTCAGCAATCGATCGTAGAGAATAAGATCGTAATGAGCTATGGTGAATATGGCGGACATGCCAAGTATATTACAAGACAGTTATTAAAACAGAACAAAGAGTTAGATATTGTATGGCTAGTGCGAGAGGAACAGGTAGAAGCACCAGATAATGTGAGATTAGTGCCACAAGATAACTGGAAGAGATATCTCTATGAGATGGAGACCGCTAAGATCTGGTTATATGATATTACCGTGCCGGATCATATCGTAAAAAGATATGGACAGATCTATATTCAGGCAAAGCACTGGTCTAGTATTACGCTTAAGAAGTTTTATTTAGATGATATGTCTTCTTGCATATCGCCTGAAATCGAGAATTGGATCAAACGTAATGGAGAGATGATGGATTATCTACTTACCGGAAGTGAGTTAGATGAGAAATCATGTAGAAGTGGATTCGCATTTCAAGGGGAGGCAATTCGTGTTGGATCAGCAAGATCAGATATCCTATTTGAGAATCAGATAAAAGAAAAGGTATACGATCGCTTGGGGTTGAATAAGGATGCTAAGGTTCTTCTCTATGCACCTACTTATCGACAGAGAGAATTCGAGAATGGGAAAAGTATGTCCATCTCATTGAATCTTACATCTTTGCTTCACACAATGAGCCAGAAATTTGGGGGTGAGTGGTATCTATTGGTACGACTTCATCCATGGCTTGGTTTTGAAGGGTGTGGGTTAACAGAAAGCAAGAGGATCATTAATGTAGGAGGGTATCCCGATAGTGAAGAGTTGGTGGCAGCATCGGATGCGATGGTAACTGACTATTCTAGTATCATGTTTGAAGAGGCCTTTGTAAAAAGACCAGTCTTTTTATATGCTCCTGATCGAAAAGAGTATATCGATGGAGAAAGAGGACTTTTAATCGATTATGATACGCTGCCTTTTCCAATTGCAGAGTCGAATGAGGAGTTATCTCAGCGTATTCAGAACTTTGAGATACATAAGTATGAAGAAGAGGTTACGAAGTTTTTAGAAAGCTATGGAGTCCATGAAGATGGACATGCCAGTGAACGAGCGGCTGGTTTTATTTTAGGATTATTAAGATAA